From Leptospira venezuelensis, a single genomic window includes:
- a CDS encoding DUF1993 domain-containing protein → MSDISIYEITVTQVIKNLEHLKRFIDKGKNFAESKKIEMDVLLNSRLAPDQYNFIRQIQLACDTAKLGGARLTGKQFQSHDDTEKTLSEIIDRIDSVVGILKGLKPEDYKEASEIKISLPRWEGKSLTGKEYALHHMIPNFFFHIVTAYDILRHNGVELGKKDYLGDFPFKS, encoded by the coding sequence ATGTCAGACATTTCGATTTACGAAATCACAGTAACACAAGTAATCAAAAACCTAGAACACCTAAAACGATTTATAGACAAGGGCAAAAATTTCGCCGAATCCAAAAAAATCGAAATGGATGTTTTGTTAAACTCGAGACTCGCACCGGACCAATACAATTTTATCCGACAAATCCAATTGGCTTGTGACACAGCGAAATTAGGAGGGGCTCGCCTAACTGGAAAACAATTCCAAAGTCATGATGATACCGAAAAAACTCTTTCTGAAATAATAGATAGGATCGATTCAGTCGTAGGTATTCTGAAAGGATTGAAACCAGAAGATTATAAAGAAGCTTCTGAAATTAAAATTTCCCTACCCCGTTGGGAAGGTAAGTCCCTGACCGGAAAAGAATATGCGCTTCATCATATGATCCCTAACTTCTTCTTTCATATCGTGACTGCTTACGATATACTCAGGCATAATGGAGTCGAACTTGGGAAGAAGGATTATCTGGGAGATTTTCCTTTTAAATCATAG
- a CDS encoding ArsR/SmtB family transcription factor, with amino-acid sequence MPKYSNSLDNMFHALGDPTRRSILERLSMGPATVGELAVPFKMALPSLMQHLGVLEDSSLVWSEKVGRVRTYKLTQDTMKAGEDWFVRQRTHWDKRLDQLDSYLLEMKEKENGKN; translated from the coding sequence ATGCCTAAGTATAGTAACAGTCTGGATAATATGTTTCATGCTCTGGGGGACCCAACAAGAAGGTCCATTTTAGAGCGTTTGAGCATGGGACCGGCAACTGTAGGAGAATTGGCGGTGCCTTTCAAAATGGCTCTTCCTTCGCTCATGCAGCATCTAGGTGTATTGGAAGATTCTTCTCTGGTTTGGTCCGAAAAAGTGGGTCGCGTAAGAACTTATAAACTTACACAAGACACCATGAAAGCGGGCGAAGATTGGTTCGTTAGACAACGCACCCATTGGGACAAAAGGTTAGACCAACTGGACAGTTACTTACTTGAAATGAAGGAGAAAGAAAATGGCAAAAACTAA
- a CDS encoding SRPBCC family protein has protein sequence MAKTNYYQPDPKTDLVLERIVDVPTELVWKAWTTPEHILKWFTPAPWKTIDCEIDLKPGGIFRTTMLSPEGQEFPNSGCFLDIVENEKLVFTDIFEPGFKPTPSGGFFTAILTLEKHGNGTKYHVLARHKDEESRKKHEEMGFHDGWNAALDQLVELMKAVR, from the coding sequence ATGGCAAAAACTAATTATTACCAACCGGACCCAAAAACAGATCTAGTTCTTGAAAGAATCGTAGATGTTCCTACTGAACTGGTTTGGAAAGCATGGACCACTCCGGAACATATACTGAAATGGTTTACCCCTGCCCCATGGAAAACTATCGATTGCGAGATTGATCTTAAACCGGGCGGGATCTTCCGCACAACTATGCTATCTCCGGAAGGACAAGAGTTTCCAAATAGCGGGTGCTTTTTAGATATCGTTGAAAATGAAAAACTTGTGTTCACTGATATTTTTGAGCCGGGTTTCAAACCTACTCCAAGCGGCGGATTTTTTACTGCGATACTTACATTAGAAAAACATGGTAATGGGACCAAATATCATGTTCTTGCTCGTCATAAAGATGAAGAAAGCAGAAAAAAACATGAAGAGATGGGTTTTCATGATGGTTGGAACGCAGCATTGGATCAATTAGTAGAACTAATGAAAGCAGTTCGCTAA
- a CDS encoding cupin domain-containing protein — MKQIKFLLYGILTYILIGSVLHHIIFPEPSPPSELYPMPGDTIVNNFASEKVIFLKTDSEEFSEAELFLQPGGAIPKPHIHPNYDETFIVKKGKLNVISDGKTYELNPGESFTVPKGTAHQPFNHGLEELNAIVRVKPSGKWPFFLTQIHGFFTENDTPRSDISFFLQAMLVTGYYDDTYLASPSVSVQKILSFLISPTARLFGFRSWKKEYALKWRNAKD; from the coding sequence GTGAAACAAATTAAATTTCTATTATACGGGATCCTAACATATATACTTATCGGGAGTGTACTGCATCATATAATTTTTCCGGAGCCTTCTCCGCCAAGCGAGCTTTACCCTATGCCTGGAGATACGATCGTAAATAATTTCGCTTCCGAAAAGGTGATCTTTTTAAAGACAGACTCAGAAGAATTTTCAGAGGCGGAACTCTTTTTGCAACCAGGTGGAGCGATACCAAAACCGCATATCCATCCCAATTACGATGAAACTTTTATTGTTAAAAAGGGAAAATTAAATGTGATAAGTGACGGCAAAACATACGAGTTAAATCCCGGAGAATCTTTTACTGTTCCTAAAGGAACCGCTCATCAACCTTTTAATCATGGTTTAGAAGAATTGAATGCGATCGTAAGAGTGAAACCTTCTGGAAAATGGCCGTTTTTCCTAACTCAGATCCATGGATTTTTTACTGAAAACGATACTCCTAGAAGCGATATCTCATTTTTTTTACAAGCGATGCTAGTTACCGGTTATTATGATGATACATATTTGGCTAGTCCTTCCGTTTCGGTACAGAAGATTCTTTCTTTCTTAATTTCGCCTACGGCAAGGTTATTCGGTTTTAGGAGTTGGAAAAAAGAATATGCCTTAAAATGGAGAAATGCAAAGGACTAA
- a CDS encoding helix-turn-helix domain-containing protein, with product MFNSFGKVLRILRDSEQKSQLDLALDAGISSKHLSFLESGRAKPGREIVRKLTEALGISSPYRNLLFAAAGFSSEHSSLQSEQNVQKELLKKMILRQDPNPACVVDQKGKIIVSNNGMDCLVSELNGTFSSAEGMSRNELILSDKGFGRYLLDYEIFSDRMNSCTAFEDLVIDRIAHGTIEIQKNEIGKLPKLQLRYEGILSFDLIETVIGHPFDINSESIRCYYMIPSDEGTSSSMERFHERFKELTIEFSSVSSRNLDKKIENITSW from the coding sequence ATGTTCAATTCGTTCGGAAAGGTTTTGAGAATTTTAAGGGATAGCGAGCAGAAAAGTCAATTAGACCTGGCATTAGATGCAGGAATCTCATCTAAACATCTTAGTTTCTTGGAATCGGGCAGGGCGAAACCTGGAAGAGAGATTGTTCGTAAGTTAACCGAAGCTTTGGGGATTTCTTCTCCTTATCGCAATCTTCTGTTTGCAGCGGCTGGATTTTCTTCAGAACACAGTTCTTTGCAAAGTGAACAAAACGTTCAGAAAGAATTATTAAAAAAAATGATCTTAAGGCAAGATCCGAACCCCGCCTGCGTAGTTGATCAAAAGGGGAAGATCATCGTATCTAATAATGGAATGGATTGCCTCGTCTCAGAATTGAACGGAACGTTTTCATCAGCAGAAGGAATGAGCCGCAATGAACTCATTTTGAGTGATAAAGGTTTTGGGCGTTATTTATTGGACTACGAAATTTTCTCGGATAGAATGAACAGTTGTACTGCTTTCGAAGACTTAGTGATCGATAGAATTGCTCATGGAACAATAGAAATTCAAAAAAATGAAATTGGAAAACTTCCCAAACTACAGTTAAGGTATGAAGGAATACTTTCCTTCGATTTAATAGAAACAGTAATTGGACATCCTTTTGATATTAATTCCGAATCTATTCGCTGTTATTATATGATTCCTTCCGATGAAGGAACTTCTTCTTCAATGGAGCGATTTCACGAAAGATTTAAAGAGCTCACAATAGAGTTTTCAAGTGTGTCCTCAAGAAATTTAGATAAAAAAATAGAGAATATTACCTCCTGGTAA
- a CDS encoding nitric oxide reductase activation protein NorD — MGWEEFVFKKTYNTVREIFSPEKDQFLHNKIAKLSELKPRLSILAKSLTGENIEIFPAEREGGFQDQIYFLPQSYFHGPDINSNIQFYIFRILYISEQRRLGFYWKKGETKGRSESLHAAAETYPQVIASLIKNFPDAISILRSVENIEKEFQRSILKNKNLPEDLSLLHGIWMSSSSKRESSISSQELHSQKNENDKIETELEGVPRERVEIIQADLKSQEDYTLMHQFEKVETAEEFQGNWRDFDGSDTLSEQEEAIRELDLRHTVRSNEPTHSVFRTDFFSGLFAGEVENDRSNENPILYDEWDFKKKKFRKDHCKVFPKQFPDGNYGFTQKVFQENHNILNSLRSRMNRFFNLKTSLKRQTYGEDLDLDAALQYFSDLSCGQTPGENVYLSDRKKLREVSILLLADMSLSTDSYVDNQRILDVEKVSLVLFGQICSEFGDRFRIDSFYSNTRNHCDYSNIKSFDEPWERSRDKIGLMEAKGYTRIGPAIRHSLSLIQNEKSQKRWILLLTDGKPNDYDRYEGKYGIEDVKKAIQQCERANVGVFALAIDKSAKQYLPAMLGKESYRILPSPKELPEALTDFFIKLVR; from the coding sequence ATGGGTTGGGAAGAATTCGTATTTAAGAAAACATATAATACTGTTCGGGAGATTTTCTCTCCTGAGAAAGATCAATTCTTACATAATAAAATAGCAAAACTTTCCGAACTTAAGCCAAGGCTTTCTATTCTCGCTAAATCTTTGACCGGGGAGAATATAGAAATATTTCCTGCGGAAAGAGAAGGAGGATTTCAGGACCAAATCTACTTCTTGCCACAATCCTATTTTCACGGACCTGACATTAACTCTAATATTCAATTTTATATATTCAGAATACTTTATATTTCTGAACAAAGAAGGTTAGGGTTTTATTGGAAAAAAGGAGAAACTAAGGGCAGAAGCGAATCTTTACACGCTGCAGCAGAAACCTATCCACAGGTAATTGCAAGCCTGATAAAAAATTTTCCGGACGCAATATCCATTTTAAGATCTGTAGAAAATATAGAGAAGGAATTTCAAAGATCTATACTAAAGAATAAGAATCTTCCTGAAGATCTTTCCTTGTTACATGGAATTTGGATGTCTTCTTCTTCAAAAAGAGAAAGTTCGATATCTTCTCAAGAATTACATTCTCAAAAAAATGAAAATGATAAGATTGAAACAGAGTTAGAGGGAGTCCCCAGAGAAAGGGTAGAAATTATCCAAGCGGATCTCAAATCACAAGAAGATTATACTTTAATGCACCAATTCGAAAAGGTAGAAACTGCAGAGGAATTCCAAGGAAATTGGCGGGACTTTGATGGATCTGATACTTTATCAGAACAAGAAGAAGCAATTCGAGAGTTAGATCTCAGACATACAGTTCGTTCTAACGAACCTACTCATTCCGTTTTTAGGACCGATTTTTTCTCAGGATTATTTGCGGGAGAAGTGGAGAATGATCGCTCTAATGAAAATCCAATTTTGTATGATGAATGGGATTTTAAAAAGAAGAAATTTAGAAAGGATCATTGTAAAGTATTCCCGAAACAATTTCCGGATGGAAATTACGGATTCACTCAAAAAGTTTTCCAAGAAAATCATAATATATTAAATTCACTTCGATCCAGAATGAATCGATTTTTTAATCTGAAAACGTCTCTTAAAAGACAAACTTATGGAGAAGATTTGGATCTGGATGCTGCTCTGCAATATTTTTCGGATCTATCTTGTGGCCAAACTCCCGGCGAAAATGTATATTTATCCGATAGAAAGAAGCTTAGGGAAGTTTCTATACTGTTACTCGCTGATATGAGTTTGTCCACAGATTCTTATGTAGATAACCAAAGGATCTTGGATGTGGAAAAAGTTTCCTTGGTATTATTTGGGCAGATTTGTTCAGAATTTGGAGATCGTTTTAGGATAGATTCATTTTATTCTAATACTAGAAATCATTGTGATTATTCGAATATAAAAAGTTTTGATGAACCTTGGGAAAGATCAAGAGACAAGATAGGACTTATGGAAGCTAAAGGGTATACACGGATAGGACCTGCGATTCGACATTCCCTTTCTTTGATCCAAAATGAAAAAAGCCAAAAACGTTGGATTCTACTTTTGACAGATGGAAAGCCGAACGATTATGATCGTTACGAAGGAAAATACGGAATAGAAGACGTCAAAAAAGCGATCCAACAATGTGAAAGAGCGAATGTAGGAGTTTTTGCTCTCGCGATCGATAAGAGTGCAAAACAATATCTTCCCGCTATGCTTGGGAAAGAGTCTTATAGGATTTTACCAAGTCCGAAAGAATTGCCGGAAGCATTAACTGATTTTTTTATCAAATTAGTCCGGTGA
- a CDS encoding CbbQ/NirQ/NorQ/GpvN family protein, producing MPVDPKTDHKNGMLAQNEIPYYRPIGQEIEIFEHAYNNRLPILLKGPTGCGKTRFVEFMASKLGLPMTSVSCHEETSAVDLLGRFLIQGSETVWQDGPLTRSVRSGGILYIDEIAEARPDTIVSIHPLTDHRREIFIDRKNENLKAPDTFVLVASYNPGYQRGWKELKPSTRQRFISIQFDYPNKETEEEILSKETGISSSISSKLVRLAEKIRNLTELGLLESCSTRLLVDAAKLISTGLPSRLSCEVAIVQPLSDDPDTIRSLKDLVSLMI from the coding sequence TTGCCCGTAGATCCTAAAACAGATCATAAAAATGGAATGTTGGCTCAAAACGAGATTCCATATTATAGACCTATTGGGCAAGAGATAGAAATATTCGAACACGCTTATAATAATAGACTCCCTATCTTGCTCAAAGGTCCCACAGGTTGTGGTAAAACTAGATTTGTAGAATTTATGGCATCCAAATTAGGTCTTCCAATGACAAGCGTATCTTGTCATGAGGAAACTTCTGCTGTAGATTTGCTCGGAAGATTTTTGATCCAAGGTTCCGAGACTGTCTGGCAGGACGGACCTTTGACTAGAAGTGTTCGCTCCGGTGGAATATTATATATTGATGAAATTGCAGAGGCAAGACCTGATACGATTGTCTCTATCCATCCTTTGACAGATCACAGAAGAGAAATTTTCATTGATAGAAAGAATGAAAATTTAAAGGCTCCGGATACTTTTGTTTTAGTAGCTTCTTATAATCCGGGTTACCAAAGAGGTTGGAAAGAATTAAAACCTTCTACAAGACAAAGATTTATATCCATCCAATTCGATTATCCGAACAAGGAAACAGAAGAGGAAATATTAAGCAAGGAGACGGGAATTTCTTCTTCCATTTCTTCTAAACTAGTAAGGCTTGCAGAGAAAATCCGAAATCTCACAGAGTTGGGACTATTGGAATCTTGCTCTACAAGATTACTTGTGGATGCCGCAAAATTGATCTCCACAGGTTTGCCCTCTCGATTATCTTGCGAAGTTGCCATTGTCCAACCATTGAGTGATGATCCAGATACGATCCGTTCTTTAAAAGATCTGGTCTCTTTAATGATCTAA
- a CDS encoding cbb3-type cytochrome c oxidase subunit I, with the protein MKYKSQKIAYWFFATCMLLLSLQIVYGFVMGFARMGFDVLHDWVPFNAARATHTNLLVVWLLTGFMGAAHYIIPDESDREIYSERLAYLQLISLILVGVVSIIGFHFNYWEGRKFLEIPRPLDYLVVVNVLLFLFNIGMTVWKGKRYTTTSLVLYFGLFSAALLYLPGMIQFNSQTVDSYFRWWVVHLWVEGVWELIMGGILSFLLIKLTGVDREVIEKWLYVIVGLTFLSGILGTGHHYYYIGVPEYWKWVGGFFSMLEPLAFLAMAMFAISMYRKSGRNHPNTIALFWTIGSAVMSFVGAGFLGFAHTLPQVNLYTHGTLITAMHGHLAFWGAYAMIVFAILTYAMPLLTGRKLWNNPTGLFAFWASNIGMLGMTGAFAVAGIAQVYLERKLGLDFLTVQKEIQVHFLGLILAATVFTSGIIAFIINFIRFGAPTDEALGAEQTSGDISLARRS; encoded by the coding sequence ATGAAATATAAATCTCAAAAAATTGCATATTGGTTCTTTGCTACCTGCATGCTCTTGTTGTCCCTGCAAATAGTTTATGGATTCGTGATGGGATTTGCCAGAATGGGGTTCGATGTTTTGCATGATTGGGTTCCATTCAATGCTGCAAGAGCAACTCATACAAATTTGTTGGTAGTCTGGTTACTAACAGGTTTTATGGGTGCTGCACATTATATTATTCCGGATGAATCTGATAGAGAGATTTATTCAGAAAGACTTGCATACCTCCAACTTATCTCTTTAATTTTGGTCGGTGTTGTGTCCATTATAGGGTTTCACTTTAATTATTGGGAAGGTAGAAAGTTTTTAGAAATCCCTCGCCCTTTGGATTATCTGGTCGTAGTTAACGTTCTATTATTCCTTTTTAATATAGGAATGACAGTTTGGAAGGGAAAAAGGTATACTACAACTTCTCTTGTTCTGTATTTTGGTCTTTTCTCCGCTGCTCTTTTGTATCTTCCAGGAATGATCCAATTCAATAGTCAAACGGTGGATTCGTATTTCCGTTGGTGGGTAGTTCATCTTTGGGTAGAGGGAGTTTGGGAATTGATCATGGGAGGGATACTTTCTTTCCTTCTAATCAAACTCACTGGAGTGGATAGAGAAGTTATCGAGAAATGGCTGTATGTGATTGTCGGGTTAACTTTCTTATCCGGGATCTTGGGAACAGGCCACCATTACTACTATATAGGAGTTCCTGAATACTGGAAATGGGTTGGCGGATTCTTCTCTATGTTGGAGCCTCTTGCATTTCTTGCTATGGCGATGTTTGCAATCTCCATGTATCGGAAAAGTGGAAGGAACCACCCAAATACGATCGCTCTATTCTGGACGATTGGAAGTGCAGTCATGTCTTTCGTTGGTGCTGGATTTTTAGGATTTGCTCACACTCTTCCTCAGGTAAACTTATATACTCACGGAACATTGATCACTGCAATGCACGGACACCTCGCTTTCTGGGGGGCTTATGCAATGATTGTTTTTGCGATCTTAACATATGCGATGCCTTTGCTTACTGGTAGAAAACTTTGGAATAATCCAACAGGACTTTTTGCATTCTGGGCTTCGAATATCGGAATGTTAGGTATGACCGGAGCATTTGCGGTAGCGGGTATCGCACAAGTTTACCTAGAAAGAAAATTAGGACTAGACTTTTTGACTGTTCAAAAGGAGATCCAAGTTCACTTCTTAGGATTGATACTTGCAGCAACTGTTTTCACTTCGGGGATTATCGCATTCATTATTAACTTCATACGTTTTGGAGCTCCAACGGATGAAGCCTTAGGGGCAGAGCAGACTTCAGGAGATATTTCTCTTGCCCGTAGATCCTAA
- a CDS encoding c-type cytochrome: MLTKFQAKLFFLVGTFLFSAVFLLLTYDSLKYVYSSPSSKTLSEEVIRGKELWEKNNCMGCHTILGEGAYYAPELTKVYERRGPEWIRVFLKDPQAMYPGERKMVKYDFSESQISDIIAFLKWNGELDLKGFPPKPEYKSSTQLVNAESAAVAQPEKFKQICTACHSVGGAGGNVGPALDSVGKKYDIAYLENWLRDPQKIKPGTAMPKLPLSDSEIKDLSSYLSQLK, translated from the coding sequence ATGCTTACAAAATTTCAGGCGAAATTATTTTTCCTGGTCGGGACATTTTTATTCTCCGCAGTTTTCCTGCTTCTTACTTATGATTCTTTAAAATACGTTTATTCTTCTCCTTCTTCCAAAACTTTAAGTGAGGAAGTGATCCGAGGCAAAGAGCTTTGGGAAAAGAATAATTGTATGGGATGTCATACGATCTTGGGAGAAGGAGCATATTACGCTCCTGAATTAACCAAGGTTTACGAAAGAAGAGGTCCTGAATGGATTCGTGTTTTTCTAAAGGATCCTCAAGCTATGTATCCTGGGGAAAGGAAAATGGTGAAATACGATTTTTCTGAATCTCAGATCTCGGATATCATCGCTTTCTTAAAGTGGAATGGAGAGTTGGATCTTAAGGGATTTCCCCCTAAACCTGAATATAAATCTTCTACACAACTCGTAAATGCCGAGTCAGCTGCTGTTGCTCAACCTGAAAAATTTAAACAGATCTGTACTGCTTGCCATTCAGTTGGAGGTGCTGGAGGAAACGTAGGTCCAGCTTTGGACTCAGTAGGAAAAAAATACGATATTGCATATCTAGAAAATTGGCTGAGGGATCCGCAAAAAATCAAACCGGGTACTGCGATGCCTAAACTTCCTCTAAGCGATAGTGAGATCAAGGATCTCTCCTCTTATCTCTCTCAATTGAAATAA
- a CDS encoding Crp/Fnr family transcriptional regulator encodes MAKTLSVQTSDLWVEIQKEYPNELSSIGIRKKISKGEVVFGERDPYEGFFEIISGIFKVYSLSQDGKEAILKVFYPGELVAAHPIFQPQEPCFYPAFCEALKDGELTYYPKKEFTSFLFENTKALYLFSAVTIQHLNYFRKKLVENLHLSVKDRILNFLKECGASQKLITLPITKNQLASLIGTTPESVSRAFRSLLDECILEEKDSSYRIIKENRPKPTHEYPALRQ; translated from the coding sequence ATGGCAAAAACGTTAAGCGTTCAAACAAGCGATCTTTGGGTTGAAATCCAAAAAGAATATCCAAATGAGCTCTCATCGATAGGTATTCGAAAAAAAATTTCAAAAGGAGAGGTAGTTTTCGGAGAAAGAGATCCTTACGAAGGTTTTTTTGAGATTATATCAGGTATCTTTAAAGTATATTCATTATCTCAAGATGGAAAGGAAGCCATCTTAAAGGTATTTTATCCGGGAGAATTGGTCGCAGCACATCCTATCTTTCAACCTCAGGAACCCTGCTTTTACCCAGCATTTTGCGAAGCATTAAAAGATGGAGAATTGACGTATTATCCTAAAAAGGAATTCACATCCTTCTTATTCGAAAACACTAAAGCACTCTATTTATTTTCAGCTGTAACAATACAACATCTCAACTATTTCAGAAAAAAATTGGTAGAGAACCTTCATCTTTCCGTAAAAGATAGAATCTTAAATTTTTTAAAAGAATGCGGTGCCTCTCAAAAATTAATTACTCTTCCTATTACGAAAAATCAATTGGCCTCTCTAATAGGAACCACTCCAGAATCAGTAAGTAGAGCATTTAGATCTCTTTTGGATGAATGTATCCTGGAGGAAAAGGATTCTTCCTATAGAATCATAAAGGAAAATCGACCAAAACCTACCCATGAATACCCCGCTTTGAGGCAATAA
- a CDS encoding MarR family winged helix-turn-helix transcriptional regulator has translation MKNKPSSSELKKIGLSCLNVSLRRTARLITSYYDSILKPSGLRITQFSILVGIGHEEECSITDLSRLTDIDRTTLQRSLEILKRDHLIRIEKKAAGNVRNLSLTKKGESKLAEAILLWEKAQSELTKSLGKSKFQETLKVLSEVRKIPVLETQNQV, from the coding sequence ATGAAAAATAAACCTTCCTCTTCAGAACTCAAGAAAATAGGTCTATCCTGCTTGAATGTAAGTTTAAGAAGGACTGCCAGATTAATCACTTCTTATTACGATTCTATACTCAAACCGTCCGGCCTCAGGATTACACAATTTAGCATATTAGTTGGAATAGGACATGAAGAAGAATGTAGTATTACAGATCTTTCGAGACTGACTGATATAGATAGAACTACCCTACAAAGAAGTTTGGAAATACTAAAAAGGGATCACCTAATCCGGATCGAAAAAAAAGCGGCAGGTAATGTTCGAAACCTATCTCTTACTAAAAAGGGTGAATCCAAATTAGCAGAGGCTATCTTGCTATGGGAAAAAGCACAGAGCGAACTTACTAAATCATTAGGAAAATCTAAATTCCAAGAAACCTTAAAGGTGCTTTCGGAAGTCAGAAAAATCCCAGTTCTGGAAACCCAAAACCAAGTCTAA